The Ascaphus truei isolate aAscTru1 chromosome 20, aAscTru1.hap1, whole genome shotgun sequence genome includes the window aaaaaaataatttttactgCATCTATTCTATCATACATGAATTATGTTATATTTACAGCTTTTAACACAGCCTGATAGAATTGACCTACTGATGTTTATCTTATGCTCCTCAAAATACGTTTTGTGTCCTTATACTGATACATTTCCACAGGGCTGCTTGGATATCCTTGTTCCTTAGAGTATAGATGATGGGATTGAATAATGGGGTGATGACTGTGTACAGAAGAGAAGTGATTTTCATTACAGTCAATGACTGTCCGTTGGATGGAACCACATATTTAGCAATCAGTGTCCCATAATATGTGCACACAACGGCCAGGTGGGAGctgcaggtggagaaggctttctgtCTCCCAATGGTGGAGGAGATCCTGAGGATGTTGTGGAAGATACAGACATAAGTCACAATGATGAAAACGAATGGGAAGATAATGATGGGGACGCCTAGAACAAAAACTACTGTATCCACAATGAATCTGTCTGAGCAAGAATGTTCTAGGATAGGAGTAAAATCGCAGAAGAAATGATCAATGACATTGGGGTTACATAACTGAAATACACAAATTAAAATAACCATACTTAGTGTTCCTATAAAACCAAAGAACCAACACCAGAAAATCATTTGGTAGCAAAGCTTGAGATCCATAATAGCAGAGTAACGCAGTGAGTTGCAGATGGCCAAGTATCTGTCATAGGACATCACTGTAAGGAGGAAAGATTCAGTACTTGCTGAGACAGAAAGGAAGAAATATTGAGAGATACAGCCAACAAGAGAGATAACTGCCCCATCTGCCATTATTACGTATAGCATGTTAGGCACAATATCTGTGGTTAGCAAGATGTCAGAAAGAGACAGATGACTGAGAAAGAAGTACATGGGGGTACGGAGCTGGTGACTGGTTGACACTAAGACAATGATCAGGAAATTTCCAGCTAAGGTGAAAATGTAAAACAGAAGGAAGACAAAAAAGAGTAAGCTCTTGAAGTTTATGTCTGGGAATCCCAAAAGCAGGAATTCTGTAACTGTGGTCTGATTCTCCCGAAGCATTGTTGGATGTTAGAGGAAAAGCAGATCTTCATAATAAATATCAGTTCTCGTGCTGCAAGAAGAAAGAATTTATTGAGAAATAATAAATGTGAGACATAATAACCCCATATCTATTCATTGTACATAAAGTACCCTATTTTTCATTgcattgttatatatttttatattaaatatatttcattggttaaaaaaaaaacaattagggacaggggttaaggaacaacaaaACCTGAAAACATGTTGCTTTAAAAGATTAGAGATAATGTAAACTAAATGGTTAGGAATCCAACTTCAAGACCAGTCTGAACAGTCACCTTAACACTGAATAATTTCCAGTGGGCATTAATATAACCCATAACTTGCATATCAAGATTTCTTCTGTAAAGAGTCATAATTATTGAGTCAACTTCTTGAAGCATAGACTCATCCTCCTCATTTTCATTTTGATTTATTATACACTTACTGTTTCCCTACTTGTATTTTCCCTGTATTATGTccagtacagtatagtatatcTGCATACATGTTGGTGTTGAAGACAAATACACAAAAAGTACATTCACCTCCAGGAGGATTCCCACCTCAACCCATCTCCTCCTTGATAAACTTTGCACAGAGGATGGGGGAAAATTCCTGATTTCCCTTCTTTATCAGCAACTAACATCAGATTACACAGATttagaaaataaataatgaagGAATTGGAAAGGGAAGTATGCTGACAACAAGAAGAATGTCCAGAGGTTAGAGAAATATCATTTTCAGCTCAATACCCGGTAACTGTCCCCATGGCCAGAGAATGACAGGGGGAAGTGACTGCAGCAATCCTTAGTCATGGGGGGAAACATTATGGACAGCCAGTAAGAAAACAATGATTCACTGAGACTGCCTGCGGCTGTCACCTTCCTTTTCTCATGGCTCCGAGGATGGTaagtctgtctgtatctgtacaACGCTTCAAGAAAATAGTTATAAAATAAAGCTCTAGTGGTACTGTAATTGCCCTATTTTGTGTACACCAAATattcccttcttctctcccctgtGCTGACAAGTGTAAAACAAGTAATGCACGTGCACGTATAGTGGCCCTGTCCAATAATCAAATTATTTTGgaggaaaataataaaatatattgaaaaAGTACTTGAGGTAAAACTTCCTTTGGTCAATGGGTCCAAACGATATAAATAATGTAGGTTTCAACTTAAACATTATATTAACATACAGTAGAAGTGATAACTGCAGtgagatttaaagctgcagttcaagctgttgtttaaaaaaaaattaattccaCGCACAAGTTtctgatcgattcgttctcctgcaATCAATcgctgaagatttggctcggtgttcactaaatgcatcttgggtaatcgtctgctgcactgacagccaaacttctgtgaggaagatcatgtgaccaggcaggcactatattcaattggttcactgctcgagagggcagggctcaaaaaggtgatactgtttcagaaggggaatgggatgtgactttgtaaatggttgctataggaataaaAATTCTTGTTTAAGtcgaatacattaaaaatgtctttaaaatggtttatttaataatttttttaatgctacaaatattttctcataatacagaactgatttattaaaaaaacacacacatgtaagatattgctttaactgcagctttaaagatatAACCAATATCATTGTTTCCACTGGTGGGAAATATTGGATTTGTTGCGATATTCTGCTCAATCACTGCCACTGAAAACTAATGAAACTATCAAATATTCTGAGTATTGTTCAGAATAAATTGTTATCACTAAGTACAATGAGGCTGGTTACAAGTGTACAGTAGCAGCCAAATGGAAAAAGGGTTTACCACCCAGTTTGGTCTAATCTGACAATGAAAAAAATGAACTGCATGCACTAATCTATGGAATAACGTAACACAGGCATTGGCGGGACTTTGTACAGTCCTAGTTTTTAACAAGTAAAGTAAGTTACATTTTTGGTTTTGCAAGGTGTACAATCCCTTTTGTTGTAGATGTTCCTATTTTATATACTCTTTAAATACTATTCTGCCTTAACACTGCCACTGAATCCTACGGAAACTATGATATTTTGCATTAGAAAGAGATGTGTTGTGTTTTCTGTGTTATCAGTGCCATGTACAGTACTACATCTGTAACTCTCAGAACAAATGTCAgtgctggaaaaaaaattcttagTGTAATTATACGTTGCCATCTTTATGGATAATTTTTCCAATCGCCTGCTAAAAATAACAGTATAAAAAATACAGCACAATAATCCTCATTAATAACCGTTTGCTGGATAAAAACTTTTGGTTATTTAATCTTAAAGCATTGATACCTTTTGGTATGAAGAAAACATTGAATTAAATAACATTTTATAAAGCTGACTACAACATTACTTATGCTCAAATTCATTTTTACTGGAACTTTTTATTCCATTGTCTTTTTTTCTGCTGCAATTTAATGTGATGGTTTATTCATTTTATTGCGGAGATTAGTTCTTAAAGTACTTCAATATTATTTAGATAAATACTTTGTGACAAGGGGGCATCACAAagtttcccagctgcaaaactgggaatCTTCAGAACGCAATGGGATCTTTCCTTTGCCAAATCTGTTGCAGTTTTGCACAAGTTTTTCTCTAGTTTTGTAACCCCGATAAGCAATTCATATCCAAGAGAATAATTTCCGGCTACAAAACAAGGTGAAAAAATTAATACCGCTCCATTTTGACTACCCCACAATAGAATACTATTATTCAACCAATCCTAAATTTCCTGCATCTTGCAATCTCGGTAATATTTATCCGGTGCTACTCACAAAGATGCAAAAATAAAAGCATTACTATTAATTAAAATGATGAACCTGACTGATCCATCAACCGTTAACCAGCTATGTACAGTAGCATTGTTACTCATTCGTAGATGCGAGTATTTAACACCCAGCTTTGAAAGAGAAAAGTCTTCTTtacttactatactgtatgtcttttattCCCCTTTCAAAGAGAGTTTTAGTTTGCTTTAAGTCATGGAAATAATATTTCTCAGCAGCAAACTTACAGAACTGAAAGACGAATGTAGGAAGAGAAGTTTGTAGGTAAAATGGTTTTTCTAATCAATTGCAGTGCAGCCTCTCTCATTATGAGCCTCTGTATTAAAACTATGGTGCTTCTCTGACCTCTTATACTTGCTCGCAATAGGGAAATGAGTCTTTGTGGAGTTGGAATGTTATGGAGAATTCCACAAAGACTCATTAGGAAGTGGTTTCTGGTGAATAGCAAATTATGATGTGTGACAAAGGGATACATTaaatagatactgtatgtgtatgtttaaatgtactgtatatgtttatttataaagtgaCACTAATGCACGCAGTTCTTTACAGAGTTACAATGGACTCCATAAAAGTTGTTCAGTAGGTGCTCCCTTTGCTCGGTGGTCCATGTATATAAGTGACATTAAACAAACTAGTGACAATAAATCCTTGCAATCTATGAAGGATGATATCATAGTAAATACGTATAGGAAAAAAGTGTAAAACTCTGTAGCCAGGTAtcctttttggctactaatctgccctgacTAACATGTAAGccctgcagggccatcttaacaacattagggccccccgggcaaagcagtgcacggggctctgcctacactgtcgctcccagcctcccacgagctcactagcagcagcaggcaccggaagtgctgcactgctaggctgcgagcggttgtgacgcgagtcgggtgccgggcgggcagagagcgagcggagccggggtgccggggtggggggagagcgagtagggttgccaggtgccttgtccaaaaatactggacacaatggagaaaggtgcgacgcacgcgagaatcgttggtggggaagaatattatttataaatgacctgacatgtcatttgttctaaatttcactccaagtattcaccaatttgcacaaatttatattctatttcgtaaaaaatctggggaggagtcttgggagggagcacccttccgaggattgttttaggaaatagaatatgaaatagtgcaaattgatgcaaattggtaCATGCTTGGAGttaaatttagaacaaattacgtaatggtcagatcattaatatataactgacctgcagtcacacTGTACATGGcaagcaatactgatcttactgctcctcccacaaattccaagattgttgcaccccctcctcatcctctctctccacccttgtcctcaccccccccccttgtcctctcaccctccccccctttgtcctctcactcccctcttgtcctctcaccccctcccttcatcctctctcatctcccatcccccctcccttcatcctctctcacccctgcccttcatcctctgttacccccatcccttcatcctctcaccccccccccccccacctgtcattatcagtacagtagctttcaaatttagacttcaaaatccagctttaacttgcatattaaatcatgccattgaataagtaacctgctctgccttcttggggatgatctgtaagtaagaagggtgctgcagagattgcaatgctgcagTGATGAGAtctgagttatggagcctttctgagaatttacaatggtggttatttttaatggatcttgaaaatgggatgattgttagtatagtaaaagaaaagtaagggtgagtgagcagacagaaagacagacacactgagacacacacatacactcacacacagatatacacacacatacacacacagatagacagacacacacacatatatacaggccggacccagatagacagacacacacttagacacacacacaggcaggacactgagacccactgagatacacatacacactcagacacacacacacacactcagacacacactgagacatccacatacactcacacacagatacacacacactcacatatacagacaggacacagataaaCAGacgcacactgagacacacacagacaggacacacacacacactgagacatatatacacacactgagacatatatacacacacactgtgacatatatatacacacacacacacactaagacatacacacacacacacacactggagacattcaatcacacacactcactcaaacacacacacactgaggcacacacatatataggcaggacacaggacacagacagaaagacagacccactgagacacacacatacacacacacacacagataaacacatacatacacacacagatagacagacacacacacacacacatatatacaggcaggacccagatagacagacacactcttagacacacacacaggcaggacactgagacccactgagatacacacacacactcagacacacacacacacacacacacacacacacacacacacacacacagacacacactgatacacccacatacactcacacacagatacacacacactcacatatacagacaggacacagataaacagacacacactgagacacacacagacagggcacacacagacaggacacagatagacagacacactgagacacacaggcaggacactgagacacacactgagacacacacacagcctcacctctctgctgcatgctttttcctccgctctttggccccaccccccaggctcctgccaccttccgattggctgaattacactgcagcaaccaatcagaagctgcccagccccctagcagaaGCAGcactgctctatcccatgtccggtattatctctcatataccagacacctggcaacccgaaGTAAGAGCGAGCCGGGTGCCGGGCAGGGGGGAAAGCTTTAAGCATTGGTGGGCAAGCATGGGCCGGGTgcgtggggcccccctatgctgtggggcccctgggcagctgcccagcgtgcccattcATTAAGACGGACCTGAAGCCCTgctatcagtgcaggcagtgttaggcccaatcccgggtttcccctgcagtaaacagctccttgagtgacaggagagaggtgttctgcccaatcagaggctcagacctgggaccctccctcATGGTACGTAAAGGGCTGCACATCCAAATTTAGTCAGTTgttctctcccctgagagagactgtTCCAGGAAATGTGTGTAAAGGGATCTGaccaccttccatcccctcccttaggggagtgggagtgaggactaCACCCCTCATCCAaccgggggggtgagggaggtaaTCAGAATAGACTCTAGAGGCCTCAAGCCCCAGGGTTGAGTCCAGGACCATCCTGAAGTGAGGAAGATAGTTGAATCAGTTGGAAGGCTGTATTCTGAGTTTTGTCAGTTGTATGCTGATACCCTGCTGTTAGAGAATAAACCAGTTCTTTTATATACCCTGCCCTGGAGTGCAATTAATCAGGAGGGTAGCAAGTGAGTTCTTCTGTAGGGattgcctccagcactcctggagcctgcaaaaGATAGAGACGCTGAATAACCACTGAGAGAGAACCAGCCATCACCCCAAAAGCTTGTCCTGTCATCCCCACTAACAACGGCGGAACCTGGtaataggcagatctcccagaggatgGGGGAAAACCTGTTTCAACTATATATTAATGGAGGTTTCAGACCTCGGAAGTATTTTAGTTGGGGAA containing:
- the LOC142470922 gene encoding olfactory receptor 5V1-like, whose amino-acid sequence is MLRENQTTVTEFLLLGFPDINFKSLLFFVFLLFYIFTLAGNFLIIVLVSTSHQLRTPMYFFLSHLSLSDILLTTDIVPNMLYVIMADGAVISLVGCISQYFFLSVSASTESFLLTVMSYDRYLAICNSLRYSAIMDLKLCYQMIFWCWFFGFIGTLSMVILICVFQLCNPNVIDHFFCDFTPILEHSCSDRFIVDTVVFVLGVPIIIFPFVFIIVTYVCIFHNILRISSTIGRQKAFSTCSSHLAVVCTYYGTLIAKYVVPSNGQSLTVMKITSLLYTVITPLFNPIIYTLRNKDIQAALWKCISIRTQNVF